In Dioscorea cayenensis subsp. rotundata cultivar TDr96_F1 chromosome 9, TDr96_F1_v2_PseudoChromosome.rev07_lg8_w22 25.fasta, whole genome shotgun sequence, a genomic segment contains:
- the LOC120268962 gene encoding LOW QUALITY PROTEIN: glutamate receptor 3.7-like (The sequence of the model RefSeq protein was modified relative to this genomic sequence to represent the inferred CDS: deleted 1 base in 1 codon), giving the protein MGFAVVVFLISLVLSLEGLVNGARPAVVNIGAVLSYDSVIGKVSKVAIEAAVADVNSNSSFLGGTKLNLIMRNANCSALVGSVGAFQLLEKNAVAIIGPESSSIAHVVSLISNGLQIPLISFAATDPSLCSLQFNFSLRITQSDSYQMAAMADLIYYNGWKRVIAIFIDDEYGRNGLYSLEDELAKTMSKITYKIALPPGATSDFISEMLEKSKLIGTRVYVVHVNPDFGLRIFSSAEHLQMITDEYVWLATHWLSTALDSSESNLSSLSYLQGVVGFRQYIPQTDQKDAFLSRWRELKEKILLGQQLNNYAFYAYDTVWAIARALREFLDDSMDIVYSSKNINTSMKTQFKKLKTFEGGQVLLDKLILLNFTGVSGPIQFDSSHSLVSGVYEIINIVKSSIHTVGYWTNQSHLSLVLPKNLYENMQRNYSTNESLGPIVWPGGGTRKPRGWVVADNQRPLRIGIPHRHSYVDFVKVMTGSPNPTGYCIDLFEAAIKLVPYNVPYKFVPFGDGHSNPNYDKLIDMIFENVIDAAVGDIAIVANRTKVVDFTQPYISAGLVIVAPVDSIKSNVWVFLRPFSVGMWCVTGAFFLLIGLVIWILEHRVNKDFRGPPKRQLVNMLLFSFSTLFNSHQEETTSTLARMVMMIWLFLLMVITSSYTANLTSFLTVQQLSSPIKGIDSLIASNQPIGFQEGSFAQSYLRDVLNIDQSKLVSLGSPEAYEKALLLGPNDGGVAAIVDELPYVELFLSQRKGFGIIGLPFTKSGWGFAFPRDSPLAADLSIAILKLSENSELQKIHQKWFCKSSCIVHTSSSSNPDELHFTSFWGLFLLCGIAIVASLLLFLIRAICQYVRFREIRRDLPSTEEPSSSKSCSLPIRNFFDFIDEKEEAIKNMFKQQKNQAQPQPI; this is encoded by the exons ATGGGTTTTGCTGTGGTTGTGTTCCTGATTTCTCTGGTTTTGAGTCTTGAGGGCTTGGTCAATGGGGCAAGGCCTGCAGTTGTGAACATTGGGGCTGTTTTAAGCTATGATTCTGTTATTGGTAAGGTGTCAAAAGTGGCAATTGAAGCTGCTGTGGCTGATGTCAATTCAAATTCAAGTTTTCTTGGAGGGACTAAGCTGAATTTGATCATGAGGAATGCTAATTGTAGTGCTTTAGTTGGATCAGTTGGAG CATTTCAGCTTCTTGAAAAGAATGCAGTTGCAATCATTGGGCCAGAATCCTCCTCCATTGCACATGTAGTTTCATTAATTTCTAATGGACTTCAAATACCATTAATATCCTTTGCGGCCACAGACCCAAGCTTATGTTCTCTCCAGTTTAACTTTTCCCTTCGGATAACGCAAAGTGATTCTTATCAGATGGCTGCAATGGCagatttaatatattataatggATGGAAGCGTGTTATTgctattttcattgatgatgAGTATGGGAGGAATGGTCTATACTCTCTGGAAGATGAGCTTGCAAAGACTATGTCAAAAATCACTTACAAAATTGCATTACCGCCTGGAGCTACATCAGACTTCATATCTGAAATGCTGGAAAAATCCAAACTAATCGGCACTCGAGTCTATGTTGTGCATGTTAACCCAGACTTTGGTTTACGAATATTCTCTTCAGCTGAGCACCTTCAGATGATAACTGATGAATATGTATGGCTGGCAACTCATTGGCTTTCTACTGCTTTAGATTCATCTGAGTCCAACCTGAGCTCACTAAGTTATTTGCAAGGAGTTGTGGGTTTTCGACAATACATTCCACAAACTGACCAGAAAGATGCTTTTCTATCCAGATGGAgggaattg aaagaaaaaattttgttAGGTCAGCAACtaaataattatgcattttaTGCATATGATACAGTTTGGGCAATCGCTCGAGCCCTACGGGAATTCCTTGATGATTCGATGGATATAGTATACagtagtaaaaatataaatacaagcaTGAAGACGCAATTTAAAAAGCTCAAAACTTTTGAAGGCGGGCAAGTATTACTTGACAAATTAATACTCTTGAACTTTACTGGTGTGAGTGGTCCAATTCAATTTGATAGCAGTCACAGCCTTGTCAGTGGTGTCTATGAAATAATCAACATTGTGAAATCCAGTATTCATACAGTTGGTTATTGGACTAATCAATCTCATCTATCCCTTGTATTACCCAAAAATTTGTATGAGAACATGCAGAGGAATTACAGTACGAATGAATCTCTTGGACCTATTGTATGGCCTGGTGGAGGAACTAGAAAACCACGGGGTTGGGTGGTTGCAGACAATCAAAGGCCTCTAAGAATTGGCATTCCTCATAGACACAGCTATGTTGATTTTGTGAAAGTCATGACGGGTAGCCCTAATCCTACTGGgtattgcattgatttgtttGAGGCGGCTATCAAATTGGTTCCCTATAATGTTCCCTATAAGTTTGTGCCTTTTGGTGATGGCcattcaaatccaaattatgaTAAGCTTATTGAcatgatttttgaaaat GTGATTGATGCAGCTGTTGGTGATATTGCCATTGTTGCAAATCGTACAAAAGTTGTTGACTTCACTCAGCCATACATTTCTGCTGGCCTTGTCATAGTTGCACCCGTAGATAGCATCAAATCAAATGTGTGGGTTTTTCTCAGGCCTTTTAGTGTGGGAATGTGGTGTGTAACAGGAGCATTTTTCCTCTTAATTGGTTTAGTTATCTGGATACTCGAGCATCGGGTAAACAAAGACTTTCGAGGTCCTCCAAAGCGGCAATTAGTGAATATGCTCTT gtttaGTTTCTCAACACTGTTCAATTCACATC aagaagaaacaacAAGCACCCTTGCACGAATGGTGATGATGATATGGCTTTTTTTGCTGATGGTGATCACATCAAGTTACACTGCAAATTTGACATCATTTTTGACCGTGCAGCAGCTCTCATCGCCTATAAAAGGAATTGATAGTTTGATTGCAAGTAATCAGCCAATTGGTTTTCAAGAAGGTTCTTTTGCTCAAAGCTATCTGAGAGATGTTCTTAACATAGATCAATCAAAGCTTGTTTCTCTAGGCTCTCCAGAGGCCTATGAAAAAGCACTACTGCTGGGACCAAATGATGGGGGTGTCGCAGCTATTGTAGATGAGCTCCCGTACGTTGAATTATTCTTATCACAGAGGAAGGGATTCGGCATTATTGGGCTGCCATTCACCAAGAGTGGTTGGGGATTT GCATTTCCAAGAGATTCACCTCTTGCAGCTGATTTATCAATAGCCATACTGAAGCTTTCTGAAAACAGTGAGCTCCAAAAGATTCACCAGAAATGGTTCTGTAAATCAAGTTGCATTGTACATACTAGCTCAAGCTCCAATCCTGATGAGCTTCATTTCACTAGCTTCTGGGGATTATTTTTGCTTTGTGGTATCGCCATAGTCGCTTCACTTCTCTTATTCCTCATTCGAGCAATCTGCCAGTATGTTCGGTTCAGGGAAATACGTAGAGATCTTCCATCCACTGAAGAGCCATCGTCAAGCAAAAGCTGCTCACTGCCCATTCGTAACTTCTTTGATTTCATCgatgagaaagaagaagctATAAAGAACATGTTTAAGCAGCAAAAAAACCAGGCTCAACCTCAACCAATCTGA
- the LOC120268506 gene encoding uncharacterized protein LOC120268506, producing the protein MRFDKSQHANIVTHIEKGVISTGIGCNQDTSLARPKDTHWESHYYAILHLLMMWPGIMDVVGNVHDDGTNPDQQGAALRLIDHLERFEFAFILFLMKKVLGIKFKLQSLRDDGWDELLANGSKFCVEIDIEMPNNMEGRFLVSGHARFLDMIMQDMNSHFSESTIELPSCISFLDPKQSLSRFDSIKLVRIAKLYP; encoded by the exons ATGCGCTTCGACAAAAGCCAACATGCAAATATAGTTACACATATAGAGAAAGGTGTAATTTCTACTGGCATAGGCTGCAATCAAGATACAAGCCTTGCAAGACCTAAAGACACACATTGGGAATCTCATTATTATGCAATACTTCATCTTCTAATGATGTGGCCAGGGATAATGGATGTTGTTGGAAATGTTCATGATGATGGAACTAATCCTGACCAACAAGGTGCAGCTTTACGTTTGATTGATCATCTGGAAAGATTTGAATTTgcgtttatattatttttgatgaaaaaggtGTTAG GTATCAAGTTTAAGTTGCAATCATTAAGAGATGATGGATGGGATGAATTGTTGGCTAATGGTTCAAAGTTTTGTGTTGAAATTGATATTGAGATGCCAAATAATATGGAAGGAAGATTTTTGGTCTCCGGTCATGCAAGAT TTCTTGATATGATTATGCAAGATATGAATAGTCATTTTTCAGAATCTACTATTGAATTGCCTTCTTGCATAAGTTTCCTTGATCCAAAACAATCATTGTCAAGATTTGATTCTATTAAATTAGTTCGTATTGCCAAGCTTTATCCATAA